The sequence GGCGGGCGCGACGATCATGATGCTCACCTCGGGCGACCGCCCGGACGACGTGCGTCGTTGCCGGCAGCTTGGCATCGCGTCGTATCTGATGAAGCCGGTCAAGCAGTCTGAACTGTTCGACGCCATCGTGGGCGCGCTCGGCAGCCGGTCCGCAGCCGGTCCGCCCGCGGAAGAGCCGGTGGTCGCTCCACCGGGCCGGCACCTGCGGGTGCTGCTGGCCGAAGACAGCGTAGTCAACCAGAAGCTGGCGGTGTATCTGTTGGAGAAGTGGGGCCATCAGGTCACCGTGGCGAACAACGGCCACGAAGCGGTGGCGCGGGCCGAAGCCGGGCCGTTCGACCTGGTGCTGATGGATGTGCAGATGCCGGAGATGGACGGGCTGGAAGCCACGGCGATCATTCGCCGCCGCGAAGCCGCGGCGGGCGCTCACGTGCCGATCGTGGCCATGACGGCGCACGCGATGGTGGGCGACCGCGAGCGGTGTCTCGAATCGGGCATGGACGACTATCTCTCGAAACCGATCCGCGCGCGCGAGCTGTTGGCGGTGATCGAGCAGGTGATTGCCGGCGGGCAAAAGCCGCTCGACGGCGATTCGGAGCCGAGCGCCATCGACTGGGCGGCGGCGATCGACCGACTGCAAGGCGATCGCGAGCTGATGGCGGAGTTGGTGGCGGTGATTCACCAGGAGGCCCCGCGACTCTTGGCGGAGGTGCGCGAGGCGGTCGAGCGCGGTGACGCCGCGGCGTTGAAGCTGGCCGCCCATACGCTCAAAGGCTCGCTCGGCAACTTTGCCGCAGCCAAGGCGGTCGAGGCCGCCAATCGGCTGGAGTTGATGGGCAAACAGAGCGACCTGAGCGAAGCCCCGCAGGCGCTTGCCGCACTCCAGCGCGAGCTCGACCGCTTTATGCCCGAACTCGAAGCCTGGAACCGGCGGTAAGGTTTCGACCTGCCGACCAGTTTCAGCGGCAATCGGCCGCCGAGCCTAAGCCCGGCCAACTCCCCAGCCGCGGCGCCATCGAGGTCAAGTTGGCACTGCCGCAACCTGTTCGAGGCAATGGTCCGGCGACGAAATCGGCCAAACACGCCGAGCATGCCAAAGACCTCAAGATCGCCGCACCATTGGGAACACCCTACCTCACGATGGGCACGATGCGCTTGGCGGTCAGGTGCTGCGCTTGACGTTCGGGCATATAGCCCAGGCTGCCGTTGATGCCGACGTCCTGGTTCAAATACCGCCGAAGATTCACGCCGGGAGCGGGCGAGACGTAGGCCGACACGCGGCCTGCGGCGTCGACCAGCGCGAACTGCGGCAACCGCGGATCGAGCGACGAAAGCTGCGTCAAGCGGCCCACGCCGTCGTAGCGCAGCGGTGACAAGGCGGCAACTGGCGACGTTCCCGCGGCCGGTCCGGCCACGGCGCGGTCCGAGCGATGCCGACCGGCCGGCACATCCATCACCGCCAGATAGCGGTGCTGGATGTCGGCGAATTTGTCGATCTTCCGCAACACTCTGCGAATGCGGCCGCGCTCGAGCGCCGTCTCGGAGCGCTCGATCGCTTCCTCGGCCTCGCGACGAAGAAGCGTCAGATCCCACTGGGGAGGATCCGCCGTCACCATCGCCGACAACGCCAGGTCGAGGTCTTCGGCTTCTTCCTTCAGGTCCGCCTTGGGCTGACGCTCTTCGCTCCGGAGACGCTGCACGCGGCCATCGTCGTCCGCTTCGGGGGCAAGGGCGTCGTCTTCCGGCTCGTCGTCGATCTTGGGCGGCGGCGCGGCACGGCGCGACCTGCGCTTGGCCGCGGAGCCCGACCCCGGCCCGTCATGCGACGCCTGACGGACCCAGCGGTCGCGCTTCTTTTCGT is a genomic window of Pirellulales bacterium containing:
- a CDS encoding SH3 domain-containing protein, encoding MTLRLAIAACVACCAAPAWAEPFPYTTFVTASEAYLRSGPGEAYYPVARLRRGQQVEVVRHGPGGWYAVRPPDDAFSWVSADFVEPRQGNIGVVTGNHVAVRVGSAFSNMRDVIQVRLNDGDQVRILEAQEIESGGIARAWYKIAPPTGEFRWIPAHQLERQIEEPNEKKRDRWVRQASHDGPGSGSAAKRRSRRAAPPPKIDDEPEDDALAPEADDDGRVQRLRSEERQPKADLKEEAEDLDLALSAMVTADPPQWDLTLLRREAEEAIERSETALERGRIRRVLRKIDKFADIQHRYLAVMDVPAGRHRSDRAVAGPAAGTSPVAALSPLRYDGVGRLTQLSSLDPRLPQFALVDAAGRVSAYVSPAPGVNLRRYLNQDVGINGSLGYMPERQAQHLTAKRIVPIVR